In the Fimbriiglobus ruber genome, CGGGGGCCAACACTTGCGCCCCGGGGTTGATCGGGTGCCGGCAGTGCGCCCATCCGTCGCCTTCCCACTCGTGGATCGCGTAGGCCGGGCCGCCCCGAATCAAGGACCGCCCGCGGACTTCACTGTTGAGCGAGTGGGCTTCCAGGCTCACACCAGTCAAAATCCCGTGCTCAACCAATGCGAACGCCTGCGGGGCCACCTGGAGGCTTTCGTTGGGGTCGTACCGGCCGACCCGCCGGCCCTTCCCGTCGACGATCGCCATGTCCACGCCGTTCAGATCGCTCACCCGTTGGGCAAAGTGGGACAGGCCGATCGGGAGTTCCCATTCCTTGCCGTCGATCATTGCCATCCGGGTCGTCGGGACACCGTGGCCGATCGGAATGCCGTGCTCGTGGTTCACGCACGGCGTGTCAGCCCACCCGCGGCACCCGTCGGGGGCCACCAAGTCGCCCTCAAGGTCGACTGTGGGGTACGTCAGGACACTTGTGACCGTCATCCGCGACGGGTCGATCGCAGTCAGTTCCGGCAGAGCCTTCGTGAAGCGGTCGAAGGTCGCGCGGATCGCCTTGCGGGTGGCAACCATCGAGTTACCCTCCCGCCGGCCAAGGCCGCATTGCGTCATTCGTGTACGACGACTGGCACCCCAGGCACCGGCACTGCCCGCCACCGCAGTCCATGCACTTGTCGCCACACCCGGGGCACTCGTAGGCCCCGCCCAGAACCAAGTCCGGGGGCACTTCGGTCGTCCCGGGCGGCAGGGCGTGAGCGTGGTCGGCGATCGTCTGGAGATGCCCCGACTGAGCGATCCCGGCCAAGTGTTCGGTCGCCTCGTCCGGATCGGCACCGGGCGCAAAGAGCACGTCGAACACGTGGGCGAGCACGCGGCCTTCCGCGGGCGTTAGCGACTCGGCAGTGGGGGCGTCGATGGACATGCCCCGGAAGGTGGGGCGGGGGTGGGAACTATAAACGGGGTGAGATTGGTACGGGAAATAACGCGCCCGGGTGTCTACCGTAGACACCCGGGCGGTCGGGGAAAAGGTGGGGGATGTGATGGGTGAGGAACTACTCGGCGGATCTTTCTACGGCCTGCGACCACTCGCGGAACGTCGGGGTGCGGACGAGACGGACACGGCGCCCTTCGATCAGAGTCGCCATTTCGTTGAAGCGATCCATTTGCGCAGTCGCACTGCGGAACGCTTCGGCGAGACGGTCGGCGGCATGAGTCGCACGCCTAACGGGGTATTCCCGCCCGTCACCGTACCACATAGCGGTCGGCCGCGGCTCCATCTCGAACACGATGCCGGGGAAAGCGTCGCGCAAGATCCGCATCAGCACCGTGTCAGTACGACCAGTTCCGCGAACCTCGTCTCGCCGGGAATTAAGGACCATGTGTGTGAAAATTGGTGGGGCGTGTCCCTCGCCAACGGTGTTTATGCAATAAGTGGTCGTGCCGTCACTGAAGACTTCGCCGTAATACCAGTCTTCCCACGCCATCCGCACCCGCTCCAGGCCGGGGTTCGCCGCGGCGAACCCGCGGATGTGGGGGAGAAGGAAGGAGGGCAGAACGCCGGAAGCCTCTGAGACGAAACCGCGTCGGAAGCGAATGTCTTCTTGCACATCTCCAACATGCACCAAATAGCGGCCACAAGCCTGTATCCTCAATGCCTTTCGAAACAGACGGGCCGGGGCCTTCTTCTCCACCCATTGCATTACCAACTCATCCGACCGCCGAGCCAAGGGGTTTGTGATCCATTCGCCAATCCGGGTAACAACATCCGCACCCTTCATTTGCTTAATAAAAGGCTCCAATTCTATCTGCACACGGATCGTCTCGGCCTCCGAGTGCCGCCCGTGCTCGTCCAGCCAGTCGGCATAGACAAGTCGTGGCAGGTCGTCGGCCTTGTTCGCCCGGATCGCGGCGAGGAACCCGGCCTCGTCGGCGGAGATGACCATGTCAAATATCCTCGCGCCGAGCAACGTAACACCGCTTGCACCACCAGAGAATCGGGTTGTCTTGATCTGGATTTACAGACGTCAGGAACGGGTCCGGCGCACATATGCACGGCCGTGTTTCGTCACACTGTTCGCAGCGGAGAACAACGGCATCGCTCGCTGTGGTCCATTCTTCGTCAGGGGTGGTTGTCACGAGGATGCCTCCCCGTCCAATTCTGGCGGCTTCCAACTCGGTTCGCGAAGCGGGTGCACCAGCCCTCTACCTTGTCGTGTTCATCGGTCGTTGACGGGTACACGAATCCGCCATTGGCCACATAAACACACCGGATATCGTCCGGAGGCCCAAACCCGCGGATCTCCACAATTTCTAACTTCGGCTTCGCATTGTTACCCCGGCCGTACAGGTAGCCGTAGAACCACCACCGCGTGCCGGGCATGCGAGGGAAGGCTTTCCGCCACGGGTTCATTTCGGCCACCGTGGGAAGCGGGCCGAAATCGTGTCCTTTCCAGACGGTCACTTCTTCTTACCTCCCTTGGGCGTCTCTCCGCCGAACATGAGCCACTGAAACGGCACCCCATAGCCCTTCGCGATGTCGAACAAGAACTCTATCGTCGGGATGGCCGTCTTGCCCGTCTCGATCTTGTTCAAGTTGGCAAAAGGCACCCCGCACCGCTCCCCAGCCTCGCGTGCCGATAGCCCCGCATCCGCGCGGATGCGGCGTATCCGTTCCCTCACCCCTTCTGCCCACGCGAGCAATTCGGGGTTCATCTCTTCTGGTCGTTTGCGTCCCATGAAAACATACTACCCAATATTTTTTTCTAGTCAACGATATTGACAACGTTGCCGGTATCGTCTACATTACTCTTGTCGACATGACCCCCCCCCCACAAAGGACTCTGAGCCATGCCCGCCCTCCTGCGCTCCGCCGCCTGGACCGTCGCTTACCTCCTGCTCACCTGCGCGTTCGGGGCGATCGTCGCCGGGACGGTTGGGGCAGTGCTGATGCCGGTGGTGATTGTGATTCTGGCGTTCTGTAACAACCGCTAACCGGGAGATGACCATGTGCCGAGTCGCCAAACTCAAAGTCGCACCGACCGCCCGTATCGTCGGACCCATCCTTCCCCTGTGGGACATCCTCAGCGACGGCACCATGATTAGCTTCTGCCCCTCCCGCCGCGTGATGGAACTTCAGGGCCAGCGAGACCGGGCCATCACCTTGTACGCCCTGACGGAATGCACGGCCGTTGGCGGGAAGGGGATCACGTTGACGAAGGCGGTGGGTCGCGGGACGGATGCTGAGGCGGACGGCTACACTGTGTTCGTCAGTGACTGTGGGCGGCGGGATAGTTGCGAGTGTCGTGGGTGGTTGCGACACGGGGGGTCTTGTCGGCATATTCTGGCGTGCCGGAAATTGGTGGGGGCGGGGTGGTTGGCGATGGGGAACCCGATGACG is a window encoding:
- a CDS encoding SWIM zinc finger family protein, giving the protein MCRVAKLKVAPTARIVGPILPLWDILSDGTMISFCPSRRVMELQGQRDRAITLYALTECTAVGGKGITLTKAVGRGTDAEADGYTVFVSDCGRRDSCECRGWLRHGGSCRHILACRKLVGAGWLAMGNPMTEMPETVGCPF
- a CDS encoding helix-turn-helix domain-containing protein, translating into MNPELLAWAEGVRERIRRIRADAGLSAREAGERCGVPFANLNKIETGKTAIPTIEFLFDIAKGYGVPFQWLMFGGETPKGGKKK
- a CDS encoding TIGR02996 domain-containing protein translates to MVISADEAGFLAAIRANKADDLPRLVYADWLDEHGRHSEAETIRVQIELEPFIKQMKGADVVTRIGEWITNPLARRSDELVMQWVEKKAPARLFRKALRIQACGRYLVHVGDVQEDIRFRRGFVSEASGVLPSFLLPHIRGFAAANPGLERVRMAWEDWYYGEVFSDGTTTYCINTVGEGHAPPIFTHMVLNSRRDEVRGTGRTDTVLMRILRDAFPGIVFEMEPRPTAMWYGDGREYPVRRATHAADRLAEAFRSATAQMDRFNEMATLIEGRRVRLVRTPTFREWSQAVERSAE